Genomic DNA from Prevotella intermedia ATCC 25611 = DSM 20706:
GATTGTAGGCCTCGGCATTATTCCAGCAGTATCAGATTGGAAAAACGACAATGCAAATCTCTAATTGAAAGATAGCTTCCGCTAAGCGGTGGGAAGTATAAAAAACGGTGGGTATACCAAAGTAAGTTCCTAATATGTGGTTCAGACTTTGATATACCCATCTTATTTTCAGTAATTAACCAACAAAAACTTAGATACCTTAATACATTATTTATTTTTTTTATTATCTTTGTATTCAGAAAGTAACACTGATAGTGAACTATTCTTTAGGTAACTATTTTAATATCTGTTGAATTTTATAACAACTTAAAATAATAATAAGATTATGGCATACTGTCCTAATTGCGGTTCTCCGCTCAATGAAAATTCAGAAATCTGTCCTCAATGCGGTGGTTCAAGCGAACAACCAGTTCAACAAAACGATATCGAAGAACCTCAGGAAGGCGGCATGTTCAATATTTCTAGAAAGTATGGCGCATTATTATCCCAGCAGCAATACTTCTTGTGTTAGCTTTTACATGCCCTAACAAGGATAAACATGTCGAAGCAATCCACACAGAACTGATAGATTATGTTGAAGAAAAGAGTGGAAGCGGAGAAGCAAAGTTAGCTTCTTTGGGTGCAGATATTATTGATAAGGTAATCGTTTCAAAGTTAGACGTAAGCAATTACCTGCTTTTTAGCACAGGTTCTCTTAAAGAAAGAGGCAAAAGAAAGATGGTCTCGTTGGGCATTTGGGTAATGTTTCATATTTGGACTCGAAAAAGATACTCT
This window encodes:
- a CDS encoding zinc-ribbon domain-containing protein — protein: MAYCPNCGSPLNENSEICPQCGGSSEQPVQQNDIEEPQEGGMFNISRKYGALLSQQQYFLC